A segment of the Maylandia zebra isolate NMK-2024a linkage group LG2, Mzebra_GT3a, whole genome shotgun sequence genome:
aCAGCTGCAAATTTGTCTGCCTTACATCTATGATGTGAAGCtaccatcagaagatgggcacACTGTGATCATAAAAGGGTGGACATCGTTAGCAACTATACTCAGATAAGCCGTAGCATTTCAACAAtactcagttggtactaagagcGCTaaaatgtgccaagaaaatatcccctacACAATTACATCGTCAACACCACCCAGAACTGTTGATACTCGGCAGGATGAATCCacgctttcatgttgtttactccAAACTCTGACTCGAacttctcctctgacctctagcatcaacaaagcattttaAGCCCAGGGAAccgctgctcactggatattttttcttcagaccattttctgtaaactcTTAACAGAGCTGTGAAAACCCCAGTAAATGCGCAGTTTgcgaaatactcagaccaactCATGTAGCACCAAAACCTTATGTCACATTCAACGAAATTTAAAGTCACCTTTCTTCCCATTCCTCATGCCTACTTCAAATGTCACCAGGTCACCTTGATTTGTATGCATTGCTAAATATACAGAGTTGCTGCCATGCGATTTGGCCAATTAGATTTTTGAATTAGGGGCAGCTAAACGGGTGCACCAATCAAACTTCCAGGTGGGTGCATATTTAATGTACAAGACACCTGCAAACTATCTGgcatttttctattttgtttgtataaaaatgaaacaagatttatgcaaaattaaaaagtgtTCTTATTAAATATTCTAGAGTGACTTTAGATATGTTTGTGGTGCCCAATAGATACAGACATAAGCTCCAAATGGTAGACAGCATATTCATTTGTATCATtataaaaacaggaagaagaaaaagaagctaTATTATCTTTTTACTTTGTCACAGGTTTGCAGATCTCTGCAGGAAgaggaaaaactgtttaaaaacctCATATGGTCTGGGCTTACCACAAACCAATTACCAGTGCTCAAAAGcgcataaataaacacaaagcttTATGAAAACCTCCATCTTATTTCCTGCTTAACAGCCACAGTGATGTGTAGCATACCCATCTGCTGTGGGTGTGCTGGTTAGCTTTTTCTTCCTTGAAATCCCTCCACATTCTGTGTAACAGGAGCTCCAGTTCCAGTCTGTGTCAACGCAAAACTGTTCTTTCCAACTATATCAAGTCAAAACAGAACTGAAAATCTGCTGAGACAGGCCCGACTTTGACCCCTCACTTTCGGTCCTCGTGTAAAGCACTGCTAACCTGCAATGACAGACACAGTCCCGTCCTCTACAGACAAATTACTCCACTGCAAAAGACATGCTTCACCTTGCTGCAAAGATCTCTTCACGTGTGGATACTGAGACTCCAGCGGCACAGCCAGGTCCGGTGTGTCTCCATCAATCAAGTCATCaacaacagtttcctggaaaacAGGAACACTGAATTAAAAGCCAGGGGCTATAAAATTGCAGCATTAAAGTGCAGGACTCTGGacactttcatttttaatgtacaTTTTCAGAGTTCAGGTATGTGTGTAAACATGGGAGATGACCCACCTACGCTTTGGTGTGGTCTTTTGTTAAAATTATGAGTAAAACAAGCAACAACCCTCATTTCAACCCTCACCGGTGATTCATAGAAGGGTGATAAGGTGATACAAAATACCATCACGTGACTGTAAAACGCACCTCACGCTCACAATTGTAATTATTAACACTTCTACGGTGGTTTTGCAACTAGTTTTAACACAAACAACTGCGCAAACTACCTGAACTGGGTCGTCCTTCGCCTCTTCGTCCGTCTGTGTGCCGCTCTCTCGCCCGCTAACTGCAGACAGCAGCGGGGTGGAAatgcaaagaagaaaacataagTACTGAGTCAGTGTGCGTCCGCAGTCTGAGCAATACCAAACCAAGCCGAGGGTTATGGCGATGGAGAAGCGCCATAGATACATGTTCCTTCCTTAAAACAGGCTCTTTTTGCTCGTATCTGTCACTTCGAGCCTGACTGTGTTACATTCAGCCAGAGTAGGTTTGTTCGCCCACATCTTTTGCACGGACAAGAAGCGACTGTTTCCTCTTAGCGCGAAGTCACACAGCGGAAAAAGCGAACTTTATTGAACTGCTTTAAAGCTGCGCTGTGATTGGCTGGGGGCAGGCCCCGAGTGCCGACTAGTTAATTGTATGAGGGTGCCATCTACAGGCGACACCTTTACCTGACAGCGAGAGTGGCACAATACGACTCTATTCAAAATTATCCGTAAGCACCAAAACACGAGTTATTTACGAATATGATACTTGATTGGTGATTCCCTCCTTTGTTCATTAACTCTAATCTTTCATTaccgttttttgttgttgttttttgttttttttgctggtttatcTTAAATACTATTGCTTTGGCGAACCAACCAAAGCAGTGGACAGGCAGGGTGGaggtcaggggtgatttgtaaCATAAAGACAGCAGCAGGAGTGAAAGGGAAGATTTAGAAGATAGTAGTGAGACCTAGTATGATGTATGGTTTAAAGAAGGTGGCACTGATGAAAAGGGTGCTGAAGATGGAGcttccaggcaggaggaaaatagAGGGGTCTCAGAGAAGGTTTGTAAAAGGAGAGCATGCGGAGGGTTGGTGTGATAGAAGAGGGTGTTAGGGACAGGGTGAGGCGGAGGCAAatgatccactgtggtgacccctagAAGGAGCACCCGAAAGAAGAAGTTTTGCTGGTGGATCTTAAGCTGCAAATCACACAGTACCTGAAGTACTCAGATAAAGTACTGTGAACTTGTACTTcagtaaatgtaaataatattCAGATGCCTAAAAAGTATTATTCTAACAAcacagaaatgtttcattaaAGGTTAAAGTCCTCCAAATTTCCACTTTTATCAAATTAATCATGTGGACCATTCCATCTCAAATCAGCAAACTCTGACAACATTTTCTGCTCTAGGATCTCTGAGTTGCATGAACATGTTATGGTCCAGTGTTTGAACATATATAATGAGAGCTGGAAAATTTTAGCTTCATAAAGCAAAtacttaaatattttttcaaaCATCGAAAGCTGAGCCAATGTTTGAACACTGAATGTTTTAAGATCTAAAGAACTGTTAAAGATAAAAGCTTGAAATTTTCACTGGTCTTTCATACAATCGACATGATTAAGAATCTGTCATTCAGGACAACATAAACAAAGATCGTGTATTCAGATGCATTAAAAATATCTGAATATTGGCcacttaaaagaaaaagtccAGCACTTCTGCAAAGTTCCATATTTGAACACACACTAATAAAACCAACTTCACATTGCAAAATACACAGTGACAAGTTCTGAATAGTATATTGTTATATGATGTATTTGTTCCAAATTAAACATTCAGGTTCAACCTTATTTTtaacttattatttatttatttggacaAGGAAAACAAGTCTATTCCTTCtgcttcttttcctcctgctcaCATCCCAAGAAAAATTCTCTGAGCACTGCTTCATTATTTCAGACTGTGATACTGGCAAGGGCCAgtgaaaggaagaaaaggatGTGGAGCTCATTAAACAGACAAAGAGTGAATGGGAGAGAAAGAAGATAGcaacaggtgtgtgtgttcatgaaaGCTTACATTAAATAGAGTATTATcgttattaaaaaacaaaacatgaaagacTCTGGCTGCTTCATTTTCCATTAAATATAACGTTAGAGCTTTTAGCAAAGCTGTGTTGTGATGTTTCTTCTAAAGACCACAAGGTGGCGCAATCACTGCTCTtcaatttatttcttttttatttatttatttatttattttttgtcgtcaataaaaataaaatcttaaaaatcCATGTCTGATGTCTGGCAGGACTTAAATTGTATAAATAAGCTAACAATTACAAAACGTGCTGgaaaccttcaaaataaaaggtttCCAGCACGTTTTGTAATAGTTAGCTTATTTACACATTTAGCACGCAAAAAGCACCCGCATAATGATCTTAACATAGTAACTTTTAAATGTACCAGAATCGTTGTTGTATTAATATATATTAGAGCAAATATCATATGCGAGTCTTTGTTTTTACTGGGATCATGTGATAGATACGGTAGAAGAGACTGCCATGAGTGGAAAGCTCTGAGGTCATGACCCCGTGACGTAACTCGGTCTAACAGCCGAAATTACGCAACAGCCCGGCTGACAGAAGTTTCTCATCGCCCAGAGTAAAGGGTAGTAAAGGGTATCTTCAGTGATCCGTAGACCTGCATAGCGTAGTACGGGAATGTAACTATGTACTTTTACATAAGCACAGCATTGTACTCATTTTGTgtaaatattacttttttttaacgACACCACATTTTTTCATAATAAcataataacagtaaaacactAGTAATGAGACATTAAAGCCTCAGTTTTAGTAGTAAAACAGAGAGATAACACTCACGGGGTGAGTTTATGTTTATATTTGGTCATGTTATGCTTcaggtaatgttttttttttatgtggctTTACATGTCATTAGTGTTTTTTCCCCTGTGGCAGTGCAACCTTTACTTAAGAAGCTATCGCCTACTCTCCATCATAAAAACTGCAAATGTCCGGGAGCAgcgtgtgtttctgtttgtaatAAAGGTACTAAAAATAATGAGAAGAAGCTGCTTTCGGCTGCTCCCTTACTCATGAGGGGTTGCCACAGTGGGCAGCTCTgcgtgtttgatttggcagagatTTTACTGTGGATGTCCTTTGTGTTTACTCCCAGGACTAAATCTTTCTTAGGCAAATGTATAAACCGCTACTCAAGTGGTTACTGGAGCCACTATGAAATAATATTGAGAAATAGTAATACAGTCCACCAGCAAAATTCATCTATTTTTATGACTGAGGAATTGAGTAAAGGACTCGTGTTACTTCAAGGAGCTGTGGCATATCTTAAGCCACGCAGACAGTGAGTAAAAGGTTGTGATCCCTGTTAAAGCTGTAATGGGACAGCTGTAACGTGAGGCCTACTGAATGAAGGATTAACTATGGGCTACCTGCTGAGAAGGGCCTTTCAGACCAGACTGGAGAAAACAGCATTAAAACTAATTTCTGTGGGTAAGAGGTCGGGTCCAAGTCGTTGTGAATCACTGAAAGCAAGATTAGTCCAgctgagtaaatcatgtaatcTGTTAGCCTCTTTTTAGCAGCACTGTGTCCTCCACTCAGGATCAATTTGGGTTAAGCGTCTAAGTCGTAGTCATTGTGTCTCATCAAGATTAATTTGATTAATTCTGCTTGTCATCTTGGAAGTAAGTGATTAAGTTTGAGGACATATCACTGGATCAAAGAGTGGAAAACACTAAAGGCACATTGCCAGTGACAGAATTAAACTTCTGATGAACTTTAAGAGCTGCACAGTGAGTCAAAGACCTTAATATTCTCATTCACCCATGGTAAGAGTAATTAAAGCAGTGACTTAAGACTCATGGAGGATTTCTGGGGCGCTAACAGTCCACAGCGGCTAGAGATTTTGAATACGCTGCACTGATCCAGAACCTGGGttacaaagatttttttttcccctcagtttCTTTTACTAGTAACATTTGTCAAATTTCCTCTAaaatgaaactttaaaaaaaaaatgcataaatgcAGAGATGATGTTCAGAGGGGGCAGCAGTTCTATCATGTCTGAATAAAGAGAGCAGATTAAAGTGGCCAAGTGTCCCCATGGTCTCATACCCAGCATGTGTCAGGATGCCACTGTTAGATCAAACTGTTTAAATATACACTTCTCTTGACTTTCAAACATTAAGCTAggtttgaatttaattaaacagACATAACTGAACCAAAGTTGAGTTAAACCAAAGAGCACAAAGTCTGCAGCTGACTTTTATAGAACGGCCTGCCCACCCTCGATTAGCTGGACCAGTAAGAACACTATGTCCTGTCCTACACAAGCGACAATCATGTGCCTCTTTACGCATGCCAGGATCATGTATCAGCAGGAATTTATGACACCCCCTTTAAATACACGTGGACACAAGCAGTGCACCCCAGTAGAAACCCTCTACATTGtcatttatgtgttttaataaccagccagaatgcagaaatctccTCCAATACACTTTCATTTCATCCCGAGATCCCTTCAGCGTGACAGTAAATAACTTGTGTGTCAAACTGGTAACTGGACAAATGGCTCAAGGTCGTAGTCGTCAGTCACACCAGTTGGGAGTCAGAAGAGGCTTGGCAGGAGATAAAAGTATATTTAGAAGGTTGGAATAATCCACCTTACAACAGGTAATCCTAGAGGAAGTCACCTGTGCAAATGTTCTTCGAAACTATTTTATAATTCTGTAAATGCACAGGAGACTGCTAAAGCTAATGACTTTCTGTGAATCATTTCGCTGCGAGCATGTCTCGGTTAAAATATCGTCTGCGGGTCAACGTTCGCAGCTGATTTTGGCGCCCCCCCAACTGCAACCTGCAAGTCTAAGATTACATTTCTCACAAGAGGCAGCCAAATATCTTCCTCAGGAGGCGTGACTGAGGAGACGCGCAGCCGGGGATCTCAGTCACACTCTGTCGCGTACACTTTATACATGGCATTACACCTCAAAACCAGGCCGGAGATTCACTCTGTAGGTTGCCTTTATTTCTCGCTTACTGGCAAGGTTCCTGTGTTCAGGGAATGACATTCTGGTAAggggcaaaacaaaaaagaaaatgaatgggcCAAGAGAAGAGTGCATAACATATTTCCCCAGTACAACTAGTAGAAAATACTAGTTGGTCCCTATAAATATAGCTCGGCATTTAAGTCCTTCCAAATGTACAAGATATGTTACAGTTAAACTTCACAACATGAACAGTGAACATACAAAAACATCTTAGATGACTTTCTTAAGCTCATCATACAAGACGAGCACAAAGGCGCCACCCATGCCTCTCAGCACGTTAGACCAGGCTCCCTTGAAGAAGGCCTTGCTGCCCTCATCGCGTGCAATCTTCTTCCAGCAATCAATGGTGCCCGTGTACATGATGTCAGCTGAAGGGGAAGAGACAGAATCACACAGATGTTACAACCTCATTTAAATAGaacagtgggggaaaaaaagaagaggaagttaTACTTTGATTTTGTTGGAGTTTTATTACCTCCTTTGCGTCCAGACTGCATCATCATACGACGACGGACAGTATCGAAGGGGTAGGACGTAAGACCAGCTACGGCAGTCACACTCTGAGCAATCATCCAGCTCACTATAATGTGCGTATTCTTAGGGTCAGGAAGCATGCCTGTAAGAGAAACATTAGCCGGTGAGATTACAAGGCTAAAAACTGCTATGTAAAAAGACAAAGCTTTGTAATGTCTCTCAGCAAACACTCACCCTTTGCTGTGTCATAGATGCCAAAGTAAGCAGCTCTATAGATGATAATGCCCTGTACTGAAACGTTGAAGCCCTGGTACAGACCCCTAAGGCCATCGGACCTGAAGATCTTCACCAAGCAGTCTCCCAGACCTTTGAACTCACGCTCGTGGCCCCCTTTGCCGACATCAGCGGCGAGACGTGTTCTGGCGAAGTCGAGGGGGTAGACGAAACAGAGGGAGGTAGCTCCGGCGGCACCGCCAGATGCCAGGTTACCCGCAAAGTATCTCCAGAACTGTTTCCTCTTGTCCACGCCGTCGAGGAAAATCTTCTTGTACTTGTCCTTGAAAGCAAAGTTTAGGGCCTGAGTGGGGAAGTATCGGATGACATTGGCCAGATTTCCTCTCCAGAAAGAGAGGAAGCCCTGCTCTTTGGGGATACGAACGACACAGTCGATGATGCCCTTGTACTGCTTGTCGACCGCAATCTGTTTGCTGGCATGTTGCACCTGTAAACAAAGCAGAGACACCGCAGTGCATTAGAGGCAGCAACAAGTGAAGCTCGTCATATCCCGTTTCCTCTTCAAGCTTTCACCTGGTCACCTTCTGAGTTGTCTAAGCTGGGAGATTCCCGTTATTCTACTGAGTCGCACACATTTGCTTTCATGTGCAGGTGGACAGCCCTTTCATTCAACAGTTCACGGCCCCGCCCCCTGCCACTGCCACTGCTGAGGCCGGGCCCAATGCAGCAGTGAAGCGCCATGGCGCAAACCTTGCTGTGACCTTGGCTGTTTGATGTCAAGACAAACTAATGACCTGTCTTGACACGAGAATAACTTTAAACACCACAGTGGCAACAGACGGTCACATTCTCCTGTCACAATGCCGCTTTTCATGCGAGCATTCAGGCCGGTCTATTACATAACAAGTGTGGTGCGCCTCGATTATGCTCGCTCCTCATCTGTGCCTGCACCAATCTCTGACAGAGCCGCTTCGATTTACTATTTTTAGCCCAGTTTCTACTCCTGACGATGCAGCAGATTTCCATTACTATTAGATTTTAAACCATTTGCCACATGCATAAGCATCTTAATAATTTCCCCTCCAAACATaagaaataagaagaaaagCTGCAAATGAGCAACAGCAGTAGTCAACACACGTATGTGACTGATGTCAATAATTACAGTGTCATTAGGTTTTCAGGTGTTTGCACAGGGATATAAGCAGTTCACACTCACCTGGAGCAGAAGCTTCACTCTCTCGATGGGAGCTACAGCTGTTTTAGAGATGGCAGCGGCGATACCACCAGCCAAGAAGTCCTTGGCAAAGGAAATAGCTTGTTCACTCATCTTCAGTTGCTATCAGCCGCCGTCCAGCTACTCTGTTGGTGGGGTTGAAATGGCCGAATCCTATCTAGAAGTGAGGGGATTTAAGGAGGCTGTGCGCGAGAAAAAACGTGAACTTCGATTCTTTTCTGCGATTGGCCGGCTCTAGGAGTAGTGGGCGGGGCCAGGCGATGACCTTCGATTCAGATTTGGAGCTTTCCCTTGTCGCTCAGATAAATCGAGGCACGAGATCAGTCCCGCATGAGGGAAAGTTTATGAATTACTTTTGCGACTTTTCAAAACTTGCAAAGTCGCATCTGAACAGAAGTGAGAGGCGCCGTCACGGCGTTATATTATTACCATTCTTATTCAGATTAACCTGAAGGTCGTGTCAAATGTCATTCTGGGGCAGATGAGGCCTCACAGTTATGGTAAAGGTCATCCCAGCTGTTAACGTCCTTTGGCTGCCACTGAGTTGCCCACGTGAGCTGACGTGATACAGTCACCTGACTGATTTCACTCTCAACCTGAGCACACAGACCTTTAAACCAAATAACAAATTGGCCTAAAGCAAATTACCACTACAAGCAAGAGAGGAGGTTGAAGAGTTGACCGAAAATGCAGAAACAAACCAGTAAACGTATTCAGctataaaaaaaattcttgttAATATCTTTTCATATAATAATCCGTCACATATTACAGAATCTGAAAAGTAGCTTGTTGGAGTAAACAAAACAGTAGAGGTCAATGTCAAGTTTAAACTAGCAGAAAATGGAAATACTTGTAAAGTACAAGCACCTTAAATAAGGTGCATGTCCGTAGTAACTTTAAACAATTGAAAACGGGTTAGACTGCTGACAGACAACTTAAGGGCAAAGTCACCGTAGAGGAATGTGGGTTTCAGCAAACAGGAGGTTAAATCAATGTTTTTACCTtcagaatgaaaaacaaatcatttaaacctcacaaacacttttctttcttgCCATGTTAGCGGAATACATCATCAATAATGACATACTTTAACTTAAAACTCATTAAAAATTTTGCCTTCATTCATACATTAAAATTATAACCTGTCACATGGCGCTCATGATGGTCAGAGTTCACAAAATCCatgagcatttttttaaaaactattttatgtGAGCAGACTATGGCACTGATTCTAATGCAGCAAAGAGCTcccaaaataaatatttatcctAAAAGGCACATGTCAGGTAAAAAGCCATCGTAAATCATGGATGGGTaaacaactttttaaaatacttttaaataaaatgtaaaagtctGAGAGAGGTAGGCTCCTGGATGCCCTTGGATTTGCTGTTGTGTCATTTTTCAgtctctcgctccctctctctcgtttattttaataaaccaggCATCTTTCACGTAAAGCATCACCATCGATTTCTCAAAGACGAATCCCCTGAGCcaaagttcctgtttttcaaGTGGCGCTTGACCTCTTCCAGCTCGTTCGGCCCGAGGCTCTGGTCGACCCCCGGTGTGAGCTTGTAGCTCAAGGGGGAGATAATGTAACCGTTGCGGTAAAGGCAGACCTGCTTGCACATCTCAAAGCAGGTGAAAAGAAGGCCAAAGTAGGGAACAATCTGTAGGGGAGTAACAAAAGACAACTGCATTTTAAAGTCACGCCAACACTTTATTATTTTGATCACAGATCGACAGAGAACTTGTACTCGGTATGCactttattttcattaaaacGGTCACAAGTAAAAACAGTTTTGGGCTATGAAGGGATCTATAGCTTTAAGAGCGGAGCATGCTGTTCCACCTTGGTAGTGAAATTCCTGCTGTGAACTACGCACACTAAACATTGCTTTCCATGCCCCGCCCCTTGTTCCTGCGTAAAACACGTAAATGCTCTTATTTATATAACAGAAGATCAAACAGACCCGTACTTTGGCCATATAACAAGAAATTGCTACCAATGTATAAGTGAATCATACCTTTATTGTGTTGGCAGTAAGGCCGTTCCACAGTGAAAGGACGCCGT
Coding sequences within it:
- the slc25a5 gene encoding ADP/ATP translocase 2 — translated: MSEQAISFAKDFLAGGIAAAISKTAVAPIERVKLLLQVQHASKQIAVDKQYKGIIDCVVRIPKEQGFLSFWRGNLANVIRYFPTQALNFAFKDKYKKIFLDGVDKRKQFWRYFAGNLASGGAAGATSLCFVYPLDFARTRLAADVGKGGHEREFKGLGDCLVKIFRSDGLRGLYQGFNVSVQGIIIYRAAYFGIYDTAKGMLPDPKNTHIIVSWMIAQSVTAVAGLTSYPFDTVRRRMMMQSGRKGADIMYTGTIDCWKKIARDEGSKAFFKGAWSNVLRGMGGAFVLVLYDELKKVI